In the Pygocentrus nattereri isolate fPygNat1 chromosome 19, fPygNat1.pri, whole genome shotgun sequence genome, one interval contains:
- the elocb gene encoding elongin C paralog b, translated as MDCEEKTYGGCEGPDAMYVKLISSDGHEFIVKREHALTSGTIKAMLSGPGQFAENETNEVNFREIPSHVLSKVCMYFTYKVRYTNSSTEIPEFPIAPEIALELLMAANFLDC; from the exons ATGG ACTGTGAAGAGAAGACGTATGGTGGCTGTGAAGGGCCGGATGCCATGTATGTGAAGCTGATCTCCTCTGATGGTCATGAGTTCATCGTGAAGAGAGAACATGCTCTGACTTCAGGAACCATCAAAGCTATGTTGAGTGGCCCAG GTCAGTTTGCCGAAAATGAAACAAACGAAGTGAACTTCAGAGAGATTCCTTCTCACGTCCTCTCCAAAGTCTGCATGTATTTCACCTACAAAGTACGATACACCAACAGCTCCACAGAAATCCCAGAATTCCCCATTGCTCCAGAGATAGCCCTGGAACTCCTGATGGCTGCAAACTTCTTGGATTGTTAA
- the tmem70 gene encoding transmembrane protein 70, mitochondrial, with translation MYLIRVLPGLRYISGKPQHIWRTVQCRGVHLRNGAQQSNVKPLTWSLHLSRGLVLHALRRTFLKPGVNEVQPYIYGRCFSSQPVSPEDGVLIYTGNLGKAVLGVKFFSYSTSMFSLCVMPYVLTKTGLGASSLAMKVAFCGFIGFFTFLTPALLHLITKGYVVRLYHNKDTDMYTAVTYSVLLMEKKTVFHQSDVKIPDVSRMFTSFYAKKRSMLVNPMLFELPHDYNHLMGYDRPFSFDLDDLKKPDKS, from the exons ATGTATCTGATCAGGGTTTTACCGGGACTGAGATACATCTCGGGAAAGCCTCAGCACATATGGAGGACCGTGCAGTGCAGAGGGGTTCACCTGCGGAACGGAGCTCAGCAGAGTAACGTTAAAcccctcacctggtccctccacCTGAGCAGGGGGCTTGTGCTTCATGCCCTCCGAAGGACGTTTCTAAAGCCTGGAGTTAACGAG GTTCAGCCATACATCTATGGACGATGCTTTTCCTCCCAGCCGGTCAGCCCTGAGGATGGAGTCCTGATCTACACTGGCAATCTGGGCAAAGCTGTGCTCG GAGTGAAGTTTTTCTCCTACTCCACCAGCATGTTCAGCTTGTGCGTGATGCCCTACGTCCTCACGAAGACGGGCCTCGGAGCGAGCAGCTTGGCAATGAAGGTGGCCTTCTGCGGCTTCATCGGCTTCTTCACCTTTCTGACTCCGGCGCTCCTCCACCTGATCACCAAAGGCTACGTGGTGCGCTTGTATCACAACAAAGACACGGACATGTACACGGCCGTCACGTACAGCGTGCTTCTGATGGAGAAAAAGACTGTGTTTCACCAGAGTGACGTCAAAATCCCCGACGTGAGCAGGATGTTCACGAGTTTCTATGCCAAAAAGCGCTCAATGCTCGTAAACCCGATGCTTTTTGAATTGCCCCACGACTACAACCACCTGATGGGTTACGATCGGCCGTTCTCGTTCGACTTGGACGATTTAAAAAAGCCAGATAAAAGTTAA
- the ube2w gene encoding probable ubiquitin-conjugating enzyme E2 W-A isoform X1, producing the protein MASMQKRLQKELMALQSDPPPGMTLNERSVQNTITEWFIDMEGASGTLYEGEKFQLLFKFSNRYPFDSPQVMFTGENIPVHPHVYSNGHICLSILTEDWSPALSVQSVCLSIISMLSSCKEKRRPPDNSFYVRTCNKNPKKTKWWYHDDTC; encoded by the exons ATGGCGTCCATGCAG AAACGGTTACAGAAAGAACTGATGGCTTTGCAAAGTGATCCACCCCCTGGAATGACCCTGAATGAGAGGAGCGTGCAAAACACAATCACAGA GTGGTTTATAGACATGGAGGGAGCCTCTGGTACTCTCTACGAGGGCGAGAAGTTCCAGCTCCTCTTCAAATTCAGCAATCGTTATCCCTTTGACTCACCTCAG GTAATGTTTACTGGAGAGAATATTCCTGTCCATCCACATGTGTACAGCAATGGTCACATCTGCTTGTCCATTTTAACAGAGGACTGGTCCCCAGCTCTCTCtgttcagtctgtctgtcttagCATTATCAGCATGCTGTCCAGCTGCAAAGAAAAG CGGCGCCCACCAGATAACTCCTTTTATGTACGGACATGTAACAAAAATCCAAAGAAGACAAAGTGGTGGTATCATG atgATACATGCTAG
- the ube2w gene encoding probable ubiquitin-conjugating enzyme E2 W-A isoform X2, with product MALQSDPPPGMTLNERSVQNTITEWFIDMEGASGTLYEGEKFQLLFKFSNRYPFDSPQVMFTGENIPVHPHVYSNGHICLSILTEDWSPALSVQSVCLSIISMLSSCKEKRRPPDNSFYVRTCNKNPKKTKWWYHDDTC from the exons ATGGCTTTGCAAAGTGATCCACCCCCTGGAATGACCCTGAATGAGAGGAGCGTGCAAAACACAATCACAGA GTGGTTTATAGACATGGAGGGAGCCTCTGGTACTCTCTACGAGGGCGAGAAGTTCCAGCTCCTCTTCAAATTCAGCAATCGTTATCCCTTTGACTCACCTCAG GTAATGTTTACTGGAGAGAATATTCCTGTCCATCCACATGTGTACAGCAATGGTCACATCTGCTTGTCCATTTTAACAGAGGACTGGTCCCCAGCTCTCTCtgttcagtctgtctgtcttagCATTATCAGCATGCTGTCCAGCTGCAAAGAAAAG CGGCGCCCACCAGATAACTCCTTTTATGTACGGACATGTAACAAAAATCCAAAGAAGACAAAGTGGTGGTATCATG atgATACATGCTAG